DNA sequence from the Dunckerocampus dactyliophorus isolate RoL2022-P2 chromosome 4, RoL_Ddac_1.1, whole genome shotgun sequence genome:
acgtaagaactTCTGTATaatgtaaagcgtcaagtcggtgcaagttttttttttcaatcaactttattaatgccttacaaattacactaaagtcggtgcaagttcagactaacagcgtacacttggtgacgccttctgacgcttcactctctcattggctgattttcggggcaccgcctatgctctcatctcattggctgattatcgcgGCACCGtctacactctcatctcattggctgacttatatagcgcgtacgtgagtttgtgttattgacaggcttctcccttcaacctcccttcctcttcgtagtcaccctgaaactaacttaaacaattaagttaagttacaaattaaaattttgcacacagcattatcgtgtagtgcgtgtgcgtttgtctgcgagaccagctgactcttacactctttgagtcgcgtttcaactcaggctagtcctcctcctccttctcctcctcctgcctccacttgcgtgctcctgatcaagacatctcgtgaacggtaagattgtttttgtttttcagtttaggctatttacatgtattttatgcttcgtataacgtaaaaaccctaaaacataaaggttctcggaacggattatttacgttgtagggacGTCTACTGTATAAGGTTGTTAACTACTATACAGTATAaccaaatgaaattaaaattaaagtaaaaatactcaGCCTTTGAAGACTGATGAAGAGTGAACAGAAAGGTGTCTTAGAGTTACTGGAATTAATAACTGgtctttatgacaaaaaagacagATTTAGGAGCTCACTAAGCTGAAGTCTTATAAAATATTGTATCGCGCCACACATAATGGCTCTTTAAATTCCAACTtctttttttggaaattttgaTTGAAGTCCAAATTGTACACCTTTTGAGGTGCTAGCCACTGGAGCTCCGTTGTGTTTTGATTGCTTCTGTCATTtacttttctgtgtggagtttgcatgttctccctgtgctcaCTGCATCACCAACTACTGgtctggcatgcatattacaacGTTTTTAGTCTGTGCGAACAGAGTGCATTTAGCAGACTGTGTGGACtccagtcacaattttgatgactttgggatcgacttgacaatatctTGACTTGCAATTTGGACTTTGATGTCAATGACCCAAGTcttgactcggactttagtctgatgacttgaaaatacttttcAGTGAGTGTCTTGTCTCCTTATCTTGAAAGTCTTCAGAAATTCCTTTGTTGTTGTACTGGTTTGCaatgactaaatcctgaatgctaagtcagcactttttctgtgactcttgtcacaatgttttgtttttttttaagtattacaaatgcattcattgtatgtgTCATatttaatagattgttacattgttaaaaggacattttatttggtaaacactaaacagtgcttatgacttgaaAGGATGACTTGGGACTTGACCAGTATTGTCTTAACTTGAGACTTGATTTGGACTTGCTCGTTTTTACATGAgacttgactcgagacttgGGGTTAGAGATTTGAGACTTTCTCCAACCTCTGGTATTTAGATGTCAAAGTGTGAGGCGGGCCACCACTGAGAGGCGGGAAAAGACCTCAGGAGTGGCACAGCAACTTGAGAAAGATGAAGAAAAACTTATTTCTAAAGCTTGCAAAGATAATTTTAATTATTTGCAACAGTTCCTGAAGTGAGAAAGTAAATAGACTCTGGTGAACTCGACTAAATATTCCATTGCGTTGCTGCACCACACCTTCCTGGGAAAACACGCATgggagtccaaagtgtggcgcaggagCCATTTGTGGAACATGGGTCATTAAATACTAACACTTAAATACGAAATACTAATAagtactaaataaataataagtacaaataaacatttcaaaacgtacctgcattgttttgtgactcagttaaataaaaaagtctgtccagtcatattttttcattgtacctttttttaaaattaatgttaaaatatcttCTTGTCTCATTCTCATGGCCCCAATCTTGTGCGTCATCTCgcctcgtgagttgggtgtctcatgacacccccaaTGTACTGGAATCACTATGAAAGTCAATCATTGAGATTTTCAAGTTTTGCAAAGTGACACATACTTTGCTCGGGGAGACACAAGATGACTTGCTTTTTGCAAGGCTCTCAGCTAAAAGGAGTTAGTGAATATAAAAAAGGGGGAAGAGGTGGCGAGCGTTTCTGACAATGTCGTGTCATTTCATTCTTGCAGACTACTGCTGAAAAGTCACTGGTCCGGTCCACCGCCTACAAGCCTTTAATACCTCGGACTATATCGTCCACAGAGGGACAGCACAACAGCCTAGACCACATCCTCATCCAACTGGATAAACCAAAGAGTCCAGACATCAGACACAAGCGAGACACCCCCTCTGGTACATATCCAAACTATAATGATAGACTTGTTCTCCAAATGCAATTATGTGGCTTGTATCTCAAATAACTCGTAAATGATTCACCCTCTCTTTTCTTTCAGGCACTCTGTCGGACTCTGGACATAACTCGATGTCAAGCCTCCCCACCCACAGCACCAGCGGCAGCCTAAGTGCTTCCACGGGTCCTGTCAGTCACAGCGATGGCTGCACCACTCCAGCCAACTGCCTCCACAAGGGAGCTCAACCCAATTTGTCCCCATGGGTGAACAGCAGTAGCCGAGACAGTGGCTATAGGGATGGTGGCTCCCCGCTGTCTTCAGATCAGTCTCATCGTCTCTCTGAGACTGTGGGAGGCATTCGGTCACCTCTGACAACAGACGAGTCACTAATTGAGACATTGGAACAAAGACTACTGGAGAGAGAGACTGAACTGCAGGACTTACAGGTATAACGTTGTTTTATGACCTACAGAAAGTCTTCATCGAGAGCTATGGTTCTTTACTTTTTACACCAAGTACCTcctcaaaaatattttgctttgcAAGTACCACCATTTTTGCTGCCTCCACTTGCCATTATAGTTTAGGTTAGAAAATGTTGCCTGCACTCACAGTTAACTGGTTTGTATTTTCTCTGCTGAGTACCACTAAATGGAGCCAACGTACCATGAGTGGTCCTTGCACAACAGTTTGAAAAACAATAATCTAGCACTTTCAAAGATTTTAACAAAACATTTAGCACGCCCCCCCTCCCACACAACATTTTCAAACATTGCTCAGTCCAGTTCACCATGGAACGGTTTGGACCGGTAAGCCCAGATCAGGCTACCATTTGCAGCCAAGACAAGACATAGCATGATGagatacacaaacacaaacagcatacgtacatttttcactgtattttttaaaattgcactTTGTGTTTTCTTCCCATTTTCCCCATTCTTACAGTACATTATAACAGAAGTGACAATTCTTTGTTGACCAAACCAATCAACAGCAATGTCTTTAGCTCCACACAATATAAGcaaatatatgcagtatatgtatatacacattcactgcgattggctggcgaccagtccagggtgtacccagcctctcgcccgaagtcagctgggataggcctcagtgggataggctccagcataccccagcgaccctaattaggattagcggcatagaaaatggatggatgggtatacACATTCATTATATTCATATACCCATTCCCTAGAATTGCAATTAGTATTCTGATTCTGTTCTGCTTGACTATATGCATGGGGTTTGCATTGTCCAACAGGTGTTATTTTACAGGTCATATTTTACTAAATGTTTTCAATTAAGGACAAAAGGTGTCCATTAATTATCAGTGTCGGCCCACTGTAAATATCCCCACTGAGATTTCGTCCCTTGACAACAACAGGTGAGCTATGAGGCGAAGGAAGTAGCCATCTGCCAGCTATTTGAGGACAGACAAAAGTATTGCAGTGACGAGATGGAAGAGTTAAATCAGCAATGCTCCAAAACATTACAGCAAGCTTCTCAGATGGCTGCAAAAAGCCAGCAGACATTGCAGTTGCAGGTCAGCCAGCTCCAGGTCAGCTCCACTTCCTCTTGCTTCACACTTCAATCCACTATGACTCATGTAATGAATCAAATAGTCTACATCCTGCAGATTTGATAAACatggtttatttattatacaGGCAGAAAACGAGAAGCTAAAGGAAGATCTCACAAAGCTGAGCAGAGAGAGGGATCTTGTCAAGCAAAGACTGAGGTCCTACGAGGAGGAGAGCGCACAACTTGCTCCAACACTCGAGGAAACTCAATGGGAGGTGAGTGGCATTTGTGACACCTCCTTTCTGCATACAGTACACTCTAAAGAGACATCCATCTTTGCTTTACTTATCTGCAGATTCCATCTGATCCTATGTGATGTTTGGTCACAAAACATTTGCTTTGCCTAAGGAGTTGTTGCCACAGACCGCTCATTTATATGGCAGCAGAGTTTTAGAGAGTAAAAACACACAACTTTGAAAAAGTGTCAGGCATGTTTGTAGAGTGTGTTGTGTTCAGCCTGATGTGTTGCACtttcaaataaatctaatgCAGATACAGAGAGAATAGTAAGAATAGTCCAGTTTGAAAGTACTACACGGTCGTCCTCTCCTACTTTCTGTCCTTCCATGTTCCTGTCCTTAACAGCATACCTGCCATCACCTTCTCATCGCCTCTATTTCCTATTTCATTGACTACCACTCCCTCACTTCTGGAAATACGCCGCCTCAACCCATCCATCCGGCTCCAGAAATCTTCTTTCTCTTCTAAATGACAACCAACTTACACACGCACTAGCAGTGTTCATCATTACACCCCCAATTTCATTCTTCATCACCATAAGTGTGTCTGACACTCCTGACCTCCTCGACACTGTTTACATACCTTCAGGGTCACACCTACCCCATTTCTCTTCCCATCTACTCCATAGTTTAACAGCTTATACACTCCTCCAGTGCTTCTAGCTTTTCTGCCTTTccatctggtcttttggacacACCGTATATCAATTTGTTTTCTCTCCATCATGTAGGCTAGCTCCCTACCCTTTCCTCTCACTGTGCCAATGTTTAGAGTCCCTACGCTCACTGCTATGCTGCTGCCTTTCCTCATCGCTCTGTCTCTCCTAACACATCTTCGCCATCTCTGTCTTTGTTGTGAACCAACAGTAGCATAGTTTCCGCTGGCACACTGTTGGTTAACAATGCCAGCGGAGGTTGTTGTTAACCCGGACGGCAAACGATCCAGCATGGAAAGCTTTGTCGTgatttgcatatttgtttgaCAAAGTTTTACACCAAATGTCCTTCCTGATGCAACACTCATTTATCCGTGcactacaaagtacacttgcaTGTGACTTCTTTGTCGCTGGTACTACACAATATCTCATAAAAATGAGCAAACCCCTCACTTTTCATcaaccatttttctttcttctcaaaggacaataataaaaaaaacttggatataacttagagtagtcaatgtacagcttgtatagcagtccTATATCATTTCAATTTTGTTTATTGAGAACAtatactgtcataaaaaaatgcttctgtaatgtgaggggtgtactcccGTATTTACttaatgtacagtatctcaccATTTCCTGTGACAGCCATCGCCAAATGGCACACCCCAGTCCGCATCCCTTACGGACCCATGACCAATTAAatgtgaatgggaaatataacaacatataaccATGCTCACAGACCGATCGCAGCGGCAGTTTGCGGccgtaattacttcagttattacggttacgtgacagcaaacgcggtgacatcactcaaaatgagccagtgAAATCGTTTGTTTACTTGCCAAGCAAATGAaaaccatggcttgctcaaaagtaagaacaattgattgaaaaaaaatataaaagtaaatGGACGGAATATATGTTAATTCTaccagaatccagtgccaaaaCACTGTGACTCTATGAGAGTCATAGCACATTAATTTatagcacagcaacgtgcaaacgAGTGTCCACTAAGGatttggagcaaaacaaaacatctttcactGACGGGAGAGTTGTTTAGTGCTTCGGCTGCAGAGATCTTACTCAAAGGCAAACAAAAAGAGGAACTGGAGGAAAGAGGAAAGTGTGTTgtagggtgatgtgcagggtttcattacatttgatattcatatgagctGGTCTGTTTGAcgcaattaaaggcaaaataaggttTAGACCTTCGCtatgaaaaaaactgcataaacAAACCTTAtccaattttaattgaagattCCTGTCCTACAGTATGGGATTCTTAGGAGACGTAGTTGTTGGATGGGAGCAGTGTACAGCACCAGCATAAATCAGCACATCTGCTCAAAAGGACACAAACATGGCTTACACGGAATTTATACTCTGCACCACTTTTCTTCATCTTACTGCGCTCATCAACGCTATTACCATAGCAGGGAACAAAATCAGCTACAAACTACTCAGTTGTGAAGgtgaacagtgcaaaataattccacatacagaatatcaaattgatgagaatggttttggCATGAAATGTTCTAAGTGTTGTTCCCTTTGCATAGTAAGTGGTATCTACCATTGTTTTCCCAATAGgcaaatggtatttttttttcctggatttTCATCATTGGAGGAAGTGTAAAATTCCTCCAAAAATAACTcactgtaaaatatatatagtgATATCAAAATGAAGAGAATAGTCATAAACTGTGATTAGAAAACACAGAACATGTTAAGATTAAATATGTAAACAGCCCTCCCAGTAgagtacaacacacacacacaacagaagaCACAGTGATATTGATAAATCTTTGTGTCCTCGTGTAGGTGTGCCAGAAAGCAGGCGAGATCTCCTTGCTGAAGAAACAACTGAGAGACTGCCAGGAGGACGTCAGCCACAAGCTCAGTGAAATAGTCAGCCTGAGGGTACAGCTGAAGGAAATCACAGCAAAGACAGAGATGCTAGAGAAGGAGAACAAAGACCGCAGTGACAAGCTGCATACTCGCAGCGTCGAAGTCGAGGTTAGTCTCCTTTGAAATCCGATTACACACTCAAGTTCAAACAAATGTGAAGAAAATTCTTATTAATATAATACACCTAAGAAGATGAAAGTActtaaaaaaagatttgaaaaagataataaaaaagATAATTACAGTTAGATGACCACGCAATGTGCTGCATACTCTAATGAGCTGATCCAATATAAGAGCTATTGCTATATTTGTTGAATGCAGACCTAGGACAGACTAGGTCTTtcaaacgcacagaaaaaagacatacagtaagtgtccatgtctcacataatgattgtggaggatgggcaaaattccagttttcctataaggaagtccggacggatctcatccacccctggAGCCCATCTAACTCCTGGGGttagagcagtgcttctcaaatagtggggcgggcccccctggGGAGGGCGCGGTGAACTTTCAGGGGGgacatgagaggcagggaggactttcaatattagtgcagacctgccaacatgtaggaatttgtcatactcagcatgcaatttgacttttgaatacgctgtgtgtgtcactgctatccattttgttgcattttgctggtttcagtctcaatttcagtctgtacagtacaaatagataaataatattatcactttctcaatagtatttcaaatcggggggacgtgaaaacatttctttcCCCCAGTGGGggacagaataaaataattgagAAATAATTGAGAATAATTGAGCACCACTGGGTTAGAGGAAgaactaccgtaatttccggaccaTAGAACACACTGGCTGgacctgtctataagccgcaggtgtccatgtcataacacgggatatttagtacacagaaagatgttacactaAAAGATATTTTTAgcttttgattaaaaaatgcttttttccaaacagtgccgaacagtgcgtgtaatacggCTAATTAAACACTgctgaacagtgcgtgtaatatgaCGAGTTAAACAGTACTGAACCGTGCGTGTAACaaggctagttaaacagtagcctaccagaaaagtcattcagcATTGTCTACATCCTCCTCTTGGGAATTAAAACCACtgaagtcgtcttcttcagtgtcagaattgaacagcctcataattccttcgtcacacactttgtcagtctctctttctttcgttgtcgctctcagtgtcacatttgtctcgaggcaaattagccctttagcttgatttggcctcttcatcacgcagtggtacagcctttcgaaacccgttggtgatagtggaatTTTTGACACACTATAAAGAAAGACACATTACAAACTTGCAGTCCTACCGCCACTCGATGTTCGCAGCATCAAATGTTAGCGCAGATGATGAGACatgagattatttttttcaacatcTGTCGCAGTCCAAACTGAAGCtggagtaattctacacttgatcaaacttagtTAAGATTTGTCTGCTCAAAACACGatcactgcataagacttcaaaatacGATATTAGTGTCCACTTCACTggccaattcactacttcctgaagttgcactctaagcatcatgggaactgtatttttttgggaaatttgttgcATCGCTATATAAACCGCAGGGTTTAAAGCGTGAAGAAAATAGTaatggcttatacaccagaaattacgctAATCGTTTGATGACTGTTCCCACATGCACAGTTAAACGAGTTGGtcattttttgtacattgtaagaaaaacaaaagcgcAGTTTTAAAAATGCAGACAGAGGATTTGCGTGTCTTGTGTTTCTTCTTTGTTCcaccttttggacatgttgcCATAGCAAAGGTAAATTCAGCTACCTATTTGTTACTaccatttatttgtttaaatggaTGATGCAGCCGGCAATTATTTGAAGTATGGCGTCTATTAAAACTGACTACTCTACTATGAGGATATATGGTATTTTGCAACACGGGACTGCCTCATTAAGTTTGGGATGAGCGTTAATATCCACCTGTCCCAAGGCCAAATACAGTGAAGGCAAgccaattttatttatatagcacacaTTCACAACAGACTTTcttatctcaaggcactttacacataAAGCACACTCCTCATACAATGAAGAAAACTAAGTGAACACCACATGAGCAATCACTTTGGcaacggaggcaaggaaaaacttccTCTAAAGAAGAAAACTTGAACAAAACTGAGACAAACACAGTGCACCAAGCAATACAGTATGCTGTTATTAAGTttgatttttgtttattttaaatttaggtttgcCAAAATGAACTTCACCGAAAGAAGAATGAAGCAGACCTGCTAAGAGATAAAGTGGGCAAACTGGAGAAGAATATCGAGGGAATGAAGCAAGACCTCACTCTGGCCAAAGACCAGGAGCTGCATCAACAAACTTCACAGCTTGAGCCTAACGGGCATCCGCAGGCCATGGAAAGAGTCACACCTATCCAGAACCAAACAGACAAGCCTGAGGGACAAGTCTCCATAGAATTTCTCCAAAAAGAAGTGGAGAGACTGAGGCAACAACTCAGTGATCAGAAGAGGGCTCAAGAAACGCTTGTGACCAGCTTTGACCAAGAGAGGCACACATGGAACAAGGAGAAGGACAAGGTTATCAAGTACCAGAAGCAGCTGCAGATCAACTACCTGCAAATGCATAAGAAGAATCAGGACCTGGAAAGGGTCCTAAAGGAGCTGACTGCTGAGCTGGACGCCAGGGCAGAGCTGGGCTTGGACCTCCACTACAGCTCCGGGTTACAGACCTACGATGATGTCATCGCCACTGAGATATGatggcgtgcacacacatgcacttgaCTCCTTTTTTCACTGCTATTTGACACAAAGGTCTTCTCACAGCTTCCACTGGAGGTCATTGCCAATAGTAATTACTGTTATTGTAGCACTGAAACATTCAATTACGGTAGCTCATATTCTGacgtttagaaaaaaatgaataaaatatattttgtgctGTAAACTATTAATTTATTGAAGGTTAGGGTctcttttttattcattttgtttgtactACATAGCCTAGCAGGATCCGTCgtcattaaaataatgtacgattctgaatatttcatttttatctggaacacaaaaataaaatgaataaattgtaataattacaaTTGCAGTAAACTGTCATTGAATTTCAGTAAAATATGGTTTGCTGAActtgtatgttatttttatatcttaaagCTGTTTTAATCTACACTGGAGGATTCAGAAACAGTACACAATTAAGAAGTATTCTTAATGCTGATTCATATTGTGAtccctgtgtgtgtgaatgtgtgcgtgtgtgtgtgttttggaggGGGAGCGGGAGAGATTAATGGGCTCCAGAGAGAATAGAATGAAATAAATTCTAGAGATATTGTGGAGAAGAAATTGAAAAAGTGTAATCTCACCCTGCATCTCTATTCTCTTCAATGGTCGCTATACATCCAACTTTTTTTAACTTAGttggaagtattccatttggaTCCTTCCTCAAAGCTCCAACCATAAAAAGCACTGTGCTGGTTTATCATCTTTTTTTACAAAGGTTACTTGAGATCGTTCATCTATCCAACAAGGAGATGATGGTCAAAAAACTCAGTTGAATCTGCTGCTACAATGGTGGTGCAATAAAACATATTGGGAGCAGCAGAAAAACAAATCTGGCATCGTATGTTTGCCAAACATTTGTTCAATCTGCCACTGACATTGGCACATTACGAAGTTCtctttatggatttttttttagccagAAGAAGACAAACATTGTTTGAATAAATCCAAACGTGTTTACGCAGGATAATTAGAGCATGTAGGATAACAAAGCTTCTTGTATAGAAATTAcatgtggtcctcggtttacagcTTTTTGTGTTCAGGGGCAGACTTACCATGAGGCAAACACAGCTAATTGCCTCGGGCCCTGAGATTTCCAGAGGCCACCAAACATCTCATAAAACTGATCATTGATTTTTCTTATTCGATTAAAGTACATACTACTGTTTCagtcttaattcacgtgcttaaaactacatccaAATGTGTAATCTATCATGGTCATTTCTACCACTCCCCCGCCCTTCTCAtacaatggactattccatgttatcacACATGGGCAAATTGCTTCCGgtacagtgttgccaacttggcgattttgtcgctcgatctggcgacattccaaccccccttgatgacatattttctcaaaagcgactagcgacaaaacTAGCGACTTTCTGACGTCGTGGGGGACGCTTTAACCATGTATGGttaaagcacgtattgttctgcattttgtgttgtgttgtgagtgtgctactcacgaacCACATCTGTCATGTCAATGTtagccatagaataaacacagcataatctgttattcgcATTGCCAACATGTGATGAGAACTTTGACAGGCGTTGGCCGAAATAAAATATTAGCTATTTTATTTCTGATGAAATGATGGatgattttaaatgaacaaaccaagatTCTAATTTATTTGTAGTTCCAAACTTAATTTAGGTgtgtttactcacttttttcgTCTTTCTTACAagattatgctttttttcctacagcattgtAAAACGTCAcatgcaaatgatatgcaaattagacaacgcatcatctagcgacttctagcgtcgtctaggacagccaatagctacttttcttactgaaaagttggcaacagtgattCCGGAACACGGGAGCAAAACTAACATTTCGGCACGGAGTTTTCCCAGCGGAGCGAAGAAAAGGAGAAGGccagaggaaaacaaacagattTGATCAAAACTACTGAAGGAGTCAATTTTGTTCACAGTCAAAACAAAGTACACACAAGAGGGCAGCAGCGCTGTTACTGTCGGTGTGAGCCAAGGATGCAGTAGTATTAGAGGTGAGGCTGtgatgcttttcatcacaaagacaTCCCTAGTGACAagtacaaatgtgc
Encoded proteins:
- the LOC129180136 gene encoding leucine zipper putative tumor suppressor 1-like isoform X3, giving the protein MEDGARNKAGKSDERPKLMLMSGTDGTTAEKSLVRSTAYKPLIPRTISSTEGQHNSLDHILIQLDKPKSPDIRHKRDTPSGTLSDSGHNSMSSLPTHSTSGSLSASTGPVSHSDGCTTPANCLHKGAQPNLSPWVNSSSRDSGYRDGGSPLSSDQSHRLSETVGGIRSPLTTDESLIETLEQRLLERETELQDLQVSYEAKEVAICQLFEDRQKYCSDEMEELNQQCSKTLQQASQMAAKSQQTLQLQVSQLQAENEKLKEDLTKLSRERDLVKQRLRSYEEESAQLAPTLEETQWEVCQKAGEISLLKKQLRDCQEDVSHKLSEIVSLRVQLKEITAKTEMLEKENKDRSDKLHTRSVEVEVCQNELHRKKNEADLLRDKVGKLEKNIEGMKQDLTLAKDQELHQQTSQLEPNGHPQAMERVTPIQNQTDKPEGQVSIEFLQKEVERLRQQLSDQKRAQETLVTSFDQERHTWNKEKDKVIKYQKQLQINYLQMHKKNQDLERVLKELTAELDARAELGLDLHYSSGLQTYDDVIATEI
- the LOC129180136 gene encoding leucine zipper putative tumor suppressor 1-like isoform X1; translated protein: MGSVSSLITSDSLNSKHCMASELKLKNRTNQHRRNGGCSLDALLKCSFTQGSSSPIHHSKGLSSTRSGRSEDFFYIKVSHKPRPVHQKEGSMEDGARNKAGKSDERPKLMLMSGTDGTTAEKSLVRSTAYKPLIPRTISSTEGQHNSLDHILIQLDKPKSPDIRHKRDTPSGTLSDSGHNSMSSLPTHSTSGSLSASTGPVSHSDGCTTPANCLHKGAQPNLSPWVNSSSRDSGYRDGGSPLSSDQSHRLSETVGGIRSPLTTDESLIETLEQRLLERETELQDLQVSYEAKEVAICQLFEDRQKYCSDEMEELNQQCSKTLQQASQMAAKSQQTLQLQVSQLQAENEKLKEDLTKLSRERDLVKQRLRSYEEESAQLAPTLEETQWEVCQKAGEISLLKKQLRDCQEDVSHKLSEIVSLRVQLKEITAKTEMLEKENKDRSDKLHTRSVEVEVCQNELHRKKNEADLLRDKVGKLEKNIEGMKQDLTLAKDQELHQQTSQLEPNGHPQAMERVTPIQNQTDKPEGQVSIEFLQKEVERLRQQLSDQKRAQETLVTSFDQERHTWNKEKDKVIKYQKQLQINYLQMHKKNQDLERVLKELTAELDARAELGLDLHYSSGLQTYDDVIATEI
- the LOC129180136 gene encoding leucine zipper putative tumor suppressor 1-like isoform X2, encoding MGSVSSLITSDSLNSKHCMASELKLKNRTNQHRRNGGCSLDALLKCSFTQGSSSPIHHSKGLSSTRSGRSEDFFYIKVSHKPRPVHQKEGSMEDGARNKAGKSDERPKLMLMSGTDGTTAEKSLVRSTAYKPLIPRTISSTEGQHNSLDHILIQLDKPKSPDIRHKRDTPSGTLSDSGHNSMSSLPTHSTSGSLSASTGPVSHSDGCTTPANCLHKGAQPNLSPWVNSSSRDSGYRDGGSPLSSDQSHRLSETVGGIRSPLTTDESLIETLEQRLLERETELQDLQAENEKLKEDLTKLSRERDLVKQRLRSYEEESAQLAPTLEETQWEVCQKAGEISLLKKQLRDCQEDVSHKLSEIVSLRVQLKEITAKTEMLEKENKDRSDKLHTRSVEVEVCQNELHRKKNEADLLRDKVGKLEKNIEGMKQDLTLAKDQELHQQTSQLEPNGHPQAMERVTPIQNQTDKPEGQVSIEFLQKEVERLRQQLSDQKRAQETLVTSFDQERHTWNKEKDKVIKYQKQLQINYLQMHKKNQDLERVLKELTAELDARAELGLDLHYSSGLQTYDDVIATEI